One Nonomuraea angiospora DNA segment encodes these proteins:
- a CDS encoding ABC transporter ATP-binding protein: protein MTAHEGLRAERIRVTGPSGRVVLDGLGTHAAPGRVLALTGPSGSGKTTLLRALLGCLPPGLRLAAGAVRWRGRPVPNGRAGRRWRLTQVGWLAQDPASTLDPWQPVLDQVTEALADRGATGTAVRAQAAALLERLGLDPALHARTPGRLSGGQAQRAALARALAGDPPLLVLDEPTSGLDPDCARLAAEAVRRRRADPSRVTVLVSHDRRLVEDLADEVTEIAAVAPPRSPAIASRRTGTPAVLTVRGLVLDHPVGGPPLLAADLAVHAGELVALLGPSGSGKSTLLRALAGLHAPAAGTLILSAADVSQPLPHLASERSRAQLRRIQFIGQNPRDELNPAHRAVTAVARPLRTLAGLGRAPARAQALRLLADLGVDAEHGARRPGRLSGGQRQRVAVARAVAPGAAVLLADEITSALDAATATRLLDLLDRLRADGLAVLLATHDPDVAARADRVLRLSAGALHEQDVNAHP, encoded by the coding sequence GTGACAGCACACGAGGGCCTGCGCGCCGAGAGGATCCGCGTCACCGGCCCTTCGGGCCGCGTCGTCCTCGACGGTCTCGGTACGCATGCCGCACCCGGCCGCGTCCTCGCACTGACGGGCCCCTCGGGCAGCGGGAAGACCACCCTGCTCAGGGCCCTGCTCGGCTGCCTGCCGCCCGGGTTGCGGCTCGCGGCCGGTGCGGTGCGCTGGCGCGGCCGCCCGGTGCCCAACGGACGGGCCGGCCGACGATGGCGTCTCACCCAGGTCGGCTGGCTGGCCCAGGACCCCGCCTCCACGCTCGATCCCTGGCAGCCGGTGCTCGACCAGGTCACCGAGGCCCTCGCCGACCGTGGCGCCACGGGAACCGCCGTACGCGCCCAGGCCGCCGCGCTGCTCGAACGCCTCGGCCTCGATCCCGCCCTGCACGCGAGGACGCCGGGCCGGCTCTCCGGCGGGCAGGCCCAGCGGGCCGCGCTGGCCCGCGCCCTCGCCGGAGACCCGCCCCTGCTGGTGCTGGACGAACCCACCAGCGGCCTGGACCCGGACTGCGCCCGGCTCGCCGCCGAGGCCGTGCGCCGGCGGCGCGCTGACCCGTCGCGGGTCACAGTGCTGGTCTCCCACGACCGGAGGCTCGTGGAGGACCTCGCCGACGAGGTCACGGAGATCGCCGCCGTCGCCCCGCCGCGCAGTCCGGCGATCGCATCCCGGCGGACGGGCACGCCCGCGGTGCTGACCGTACGCGGGCTCGTCCTGGACCACCCGGTGGGCGGGCCCCCGCTCCTCGCCGCAGACCTGGCTGTGCACGCCGGAGAGCTCGTCGCGTTGCTCGGACCGTCCGGCAGCGGCAAGAGCACCCTGCTGCGCGCCCTCGCCGGGCTGCACGCGCCCGCCGCAGGGACCCTGATCCTGTCGGCGGCCGACGTCTCGCAACCCCTTCCGCACCTGGCGAGCGAACGCAGCCGCGCCCAGCTGCGCCGTATCCAGTTCATCGGCCAGAACCCCCGCGACGAGCTCAATCCCGCCCACCGGGCCGTGACGGCGGTCGCCCGCCCGCTGCGCACGCTCGCGGGCCTGGGGCGCGCCCCCGCACGGGCGCAGGCCCTCCGCCTCCTGGCAGACCTCGGCGTGGACGCCGAGCACGGCGCCCGCCGCCCGGGAAGGCTCTCCGGCGGCCAGCGACAGCGCGTCGCCGTGGCTCGCGCGGTGGCCCCGGGCGCCGCCGTCCTGCTCGCCGACGAGATCACCTCGGCCCTGGACGCGGCCACCGCGACGCGGCTGCTCGATCTCCTCGACCGGCTCCGCGCCGACGGCCTCGCCGTGCTCCTGGCCACGCACGACCCGGACGTGGCGGCCCGCGCCGACCGGGTCCTGCGCCTGAGCGCCGGAGCCCTGCACGAGCAGGACGTGAACGCGCATCCATGA
- a CDS encoding ABC transporter permease subunit, with protein MSRISLALVALLIAVTLLGPALAPYDPAAPVTAPWQASSAGHLLGGDVLGRDVLSRLLTGGRHLLVLSLVAAAAAALVGTLGGLAAGWGGSRVLAAGADLLLAVPVLLPALVLAVSLPGNAAVVVATVVAGAPLTLGVVRDATAGVRERGYVRAARLRGERTLAVLLREVLPAVAGVLAADLGLRFVTALQLASALAVLGLTDAPATGDWAAMLRENLAGAALNPAALAGPALLLALLSLAVAAAAHAGLRHAFGTGDSW; from the coding sequence GTGAGCAGGATCTCCCTCGCGCTCGTGGCCCTTCTCATCGCAGTCACCCTGCTGGGGCCGGCCCTCGCTCCCTACGATCCGGCCGCACCCGTGACCGCGCCTTGGCAGGCGAGCTCCGCCGGCCATCTTCTGGGAGGCGACGTGCTCGGGAGGGACGTGCTCTCGCGGCTTCTGACGGGAGGGCGGCACCTCCTGGTCCTCTCGCTCGTGGCGGCGGCGGCCGCCGCCCTCGTCGGCACGCTCGGCGGGCTTGCGGCCGGGTGGGGCGGGTCCCGCGTGCTCGCGGCGGGTGCCGACCTGCTGCTCGCCGTGCCGGTGCTGCTACCCGCGTTGGTGCTGGCCGTGTCCCTGCCCGGGAACGCGGCCGTCGTGGTCGCCACTGTCGTGGCGGGAGCGCCGCTGACGCTGGGCGTCGTCAGGGACGCGACCGCGGGCGTACGGGAACGCGGATACGTCCGGGCGGCGCGGCTGCGGGGCGAGCGCACTCTCGCGGTGCTGCTGCGCGAGGTACTTCCGGCCGTGGCCGGAGTGCTGGCCGCCGACCTCGGGCTGCGCTTCGTCACCGCGCTGCAGCTGGCCTCCGCGCTCGCCGTGCTCGGCCTCACCGACGCGCCTGCCACGGGGGACTGGGCCGCGATGCTCCGCGAGAACCTGGCGGGCGCCGCGCTCAACCCCGCGGCCCTCGCAGGTCCCGCGCTGCTGCTGGCCCTGCTCTCCCTGGCCGTCGCCGCCGCCGCGCACGCGGGGCTCCGCCACGCCTTCGGAACGGGGGACTCCTGGTGA
- a CDS encoding ABC transporter permease: MTTGLSRAVLAPFRAVVLLVAVSAAVFAATELLPGDAADAVGAGRASAAQLAELRAERGLDRPGWERWASWAWALLHGDAGRSLLTGRPVVDLVGGRLPATAVLAGSAFALTALLVVLGCVLAGRRALRRPGDAGGGLATALTAVPQVVVAAALAALLSGILGWVPPVSLLPPGGGSPDPSILVLPVLTLVLPSAAFGVALLAGVVADALRRPYVTDALIRGVPNGRILRRQVLPVLAAPALRVLAVVVGGITAGSALVETVFGYAGAGELLVSSVAVRDTPVVQLLGLGSAAAVLAVLLLADLVPVRRPS, translated from the coding sequence GTGACGACAGGGCTGTCCCGCGCCGTCTTGGCGCCTTTCCGGGCGGTCGTCCTGCTGGTCGCGGTCTCGGCCGCGGTGTTCGCCGCCACCGAGCTGCTGCCGGGAGATGCCGCCGACGCCGTGGGCGCCGGCCGGGCCTCGGCGGCGCAGCTCGCCGAACTGCGCGCCGAGCGCGGGCTCGACCGGCCTGGCTGGGAGCGTTGGGCGAGCTGGGCCTGGGCGCTGCTTCACGGCGACGCGGGCCGGTCCCTGCTGACCGGCCGCCCCGTCGTGGACCTGGTCGGCGGGCGGCTGCCCGCCACCGCGGTGCTGGCCGGGTCGGCCTTCGCGCTGACCGCCCTGCTCGTCGTGCTGGGCTGCGTGCTCGCCGGCCGCCGAGCGCTGCGGCGTCCGGGAGACGCCGGCGGCGGCCTGGCGACGGCGCTCACCGCGGTGCCCCAGGTGGTCGTGGCGGCAGCGCTCGCGGCGCTGCTCAGCGGGATCCTGGGATGGGTGCCGCCGGTGTCCCTGCTGCCTCCGGGCGGCGGTTCGCCGGATCCGTCGATCCTGGTCCTTCCCGTCCTGACGCTGGTCCTGCCCTCGGCCGCGTTCGGCGTCGCGCTGCTCGCCGGTGTCGTGGCCGACGCCCTGCGCAGGCCGTACGTGACCGATGCCCTCATCCGTGGCGTGCCGAACGGCCGCATCCTGCGCCGTCAGGTCCTGCCCGTCCTCGCCGCGCCCGCGCTGCGGGTGCTGGCCGTCGTGGTCGGCGGGATCACCGCGGGCAGCGCCCTGGTCGAGACGGTCTTCGGGTACGCGGGGGCGGGCGAGCTGCTGGTCAGCTCGGTGGCAGTCCGGGACACGCCCGTGGTGCAACTCCTGGGGCTCGGCTCGGCCGCGGCCGTCCTGGCGGTGCTGCTGCTCGCCGACCTGGTCCCGGTGCGGCGGCCGTCGTGA